A window from Salvelinus fontinalis isolate EN_2023a chromosome 8, ASM2944872v1, whole genome shotgun sequence encodes these proteins:
- the LOC129860829 gene encoding suppressor of cytokine signaling 2-like produces MPKSSGVPSPSGPMIIPTSAPDKSLNAVRLKDSELEPRRIESREDAARLQRAMSHLQESGWYWGPLTAAQAKQVLIDAPEGTFLLRDSSYQGYLLTLSVKTSLGPTHLRIEHATSMFGFDSVIVARPRLRRFEGAVDLVQHYALTYKHLATQNDTGGGNPSAPTEKTLQLKLTRPLHKVSPSLQHLCRITINQHSRCHQDLPLPRRLQDFLLEYPFVL; encoded by the exons ATGCCCAAATCCTCCGGTGTACCATCGCCTTCAGGCCCAATGATTATTCCGACCAGTGCCCCCGACAAATCCCTCAATGCAGTCCGGCTAAAGGACAGCGAGCTGGAGCCACGTCGAATTGAGTCAAGAGAGGATGCCGCACGGTTGCAAAGAGCCATGTCTCACCTTCAGGAGTCAG GCTGGTACTGGGGCCCCCTGACAGCTGCTCAGGCTAAGCAGGTTCTGATTGATGCTCCAGAGGGGACTTTCCTTTTGCGGGACAGCTCCTACCAGGGCTACCTCCTCACCCTGTCTGTGAAGACCAGCCTTGGCCCCACACACCTCCGTATAGAGCACGCCACTAGCATGTTTGGCTTCGACTCTGTAATTGTGGCACGGCCACGACTGCGGAGGTTTGAGGGTGCTGTAGATCTGGTGCAGCACTATGCCCTGACTTACAAGCATCTGGCCACTCAAAATGACACAGGGGGGGGTAACCCTTCGGCCCCTACAGAGAAAACTCTGCAGCTCAAACTCACCCGGCCCCTCCATAAAGTCTCCCCTAGTCTCCAGCACCTTTGCCGCATCACTATCAACCAGCATTCTCGCTGTCACCAGGACTTACCCTTGCCTAGGCGGCTACAGGACTTTTTGCTGGAATACCCTTTTGTGTTGTAG